A window of Haliscomenobacter hydrossis DSM 1100 contains these coding sequences:
- a CDS encoding MBL fold metallo-hydrolase, translating to MKVEQIYTGCLAEAAYYIESDGEAAIIDPLRETQPYLERAEADGAKIKYVLETHFHADFVSGHLDLAKKTTATIVFGPTAQPNFKAHVAKDGEILKLGKVSIVVLHTPGHTMESSTYLLRDENGQDYALFTGDTLFLGDVGRPDLAVKTDLSREDLAGHLFDSLRNKIMPLADEVIVYPGHGAGSACGKKMSKETWGTLGMQKQVNYALRTNMSRAEFVKEVTEGLVDPPQYFPKNAVMNKMGYESFDEVRDRALQALSVRAFKAAWEEEEALVIDTRHQDEFAKGFIPGSIFIGIDDNFAPWVGALVPDLKQPILFIADAGREDEIVTRLSRVGYDNAIGYLEGGFNTWKEAGEEVDQIAEISAEDFAKIYSSSKVNLLDARRSSEYETQHVQSAISFPLDFINRGMSTIDREKTYYVHCAGGYRSMIAVSIFKSRGFTNIINIQGGFKALQATNLPLSELVEQVTEL from the coding sequence ATGAAGGTAGAACAAATTTATACGGGTTGTTTGGCTGAAGCAGCCTACTACATCGAAAGTGACGGCGAAGCCGCCATCATTGATCCACTGCGTGAAACCCAGCCTTATCTGGAGCGTGCCGAAGCCGATGGCGCGAAAATCAAATACGTGCTGGAAACTCACTTCCACGCCGATTTTGTATCGGGTCACCTCGATCTGGCCAAAAAAACCACCGCAACCATTGTTTTTGGCCCTACTGCCCAACCCAATTTTAAAGCACACGTTGCCAAAGATGGTGAAATTTTGAAACTGGGCAAAGTCAGCATCGTCGTGCTCCATACTCCCGGGCACACCATGGAATCGAGCACCTACCTCCTACGCGATGAAAATGGCCAGGATTACGCCCTATTTACCGGAGATACGTTATTCCTCGGCGACGTTGGTCGGCCCGACCTCGCGGTGAAAACCGATTTGAGCCGCGAAGACCTGGCTGGTCACCTGTTCGATAGTTTGCGCAACAAAATTATGCCTTTGGCCGATGAGGTCATCGTATACCCTGGCCACGGCGCTGGTTCGGCTTGTGGCAAAAAAATGAGCAAAGAAACCTGGGGAACCCTGGGCATGCAAAAACAGGTCAACTATGCTTTGCGCACCAACATGAGCCGCGCTGAGTTTGTCAAGGAAGTGACCGAAGGTTTGGTTGATCCACCTCAATACTTCCCCAAAAACGCAGTAATGAATAAAATGGGCTACGAGAGCTTCGATGAAGTGCGCGATCGTGCCCTACAAGCTTTGAGTGTGCGTGCATTTAAAGCCGCCTGGGAAGAGGAAGAAGCCTTGGTGATTGATACCCGCCATCAGGATGAATTCGCCAAAGGCTTCATCCCAGGTTCGATCTTTATCGGGATTGACGACAACTTTGCGCCCTGGGTAGGGGCACTGGTTCCTGACCTCAAACAACCCATTCTGTTCATCGCTGACGCTGGCCGCGAGGATGAAATTGTGACCAGACTCTCCCGGGTAGGGTACGACAATGCCATCGGTTACCTCGAAGGAGGGTTCAACACCTGGAAAGAAGCGGGAGAAGAAGTAGACCAAATCGCTGAAATTTCAGCCGAGGATTTTGCCAAAATCTACAGCAGCAGCAAGGTCAACTTGTTGGATGCCCGCAGAAGCAGCGAGTACGAAACACAGCATGTGCAAAGTGCCATCAGTTTTCCCCTCGATTTCATCAATCGCGGCATGAGCACAATTGATCGCGAAAAAACCTACTACGTACACTGTGCCGGTGGCTACCGCTCCATGATTGCGGTTTCCATCTTCAAATCGCGTGGCTTTACCAACATCATCAACATCCAGGGTGGATTCAAAGCATTACAAGCCACCAATTTGCCACTGAGTGAACTGGTTGAACAAGTAACCGAGTTATAA
- a CDS encoding YeeE/YedE thiosulfate transporter family protein has protein sequence MIEFIRQPWHWSVAGVLIGLTVPALLILGNKSFGISANLRHICAACLPANIPFFKYDWKKEAWNLFFIGGVVIGGFIAAQFLSDPNDVQISPALAASLGQQGITDLSNMVPNQLFNWSTLFSLKGFFFFVAGGFLVGFGTRYAGGCTSGHAISGLANLQWPSLVATICFMVGGFISANLIVPFLLGL, from the coding sequence CTGATCGAATTCATCCGGCAACCGTGGCATTGGTCGGTAGCTGGAGTCTTGATTGGTCTCACGGTGCCTGCATTGCTCATTTTGGGCAACAAAAGTTTTGGCATCTCGGCCAATCTGCGGCACATCTGTGCGGCTTGTCTTCCGGCGAACATTCCTTTTTTCAAGTACGACTGGAAAAAAGAAGCCTGGAACCTCTTTTTCATTGGAGGAGTAGTCATCGGCGGGTTCATCGCAGCACAGTTTTTGAGTGATCCCAACGATGTACAAATCAGTCCTGCACTGGCGGCATCTCTGGGTCAGCAAGGCATCACTGATTTGAGCAATATGGTACCCAACCAGTTGTTCAATTGGAGTACCCTGTTTTCCCTCAAAGGGTTTTTCTTCTTCGTGGCGGGTGGCTTCCTGGTGGGTTTTGGTACCCGTTATGCCGGGGGCTGTACCAGTGGACATGCCATCAGTGGCCTGGCCAATTTGCAATGGCCTTCACTGGTCGCGACGATCTGTTTCATGGTGGGTGGTTTCATTTCCGCCAATTTAATCGTGCCCTTCTTATTGGGTTTGTAA
- a CDS encoding YeeE/YedE family protein, with the protein MVKDPNKSAEPIEDTDYEVRSLHSMCVNESEHHEGVGGKLKYALVGLLFGIVFVKSEVVSWFRIQEMFRLQSFHMYGVIGTAVVVGAISIFLIKRFNIKTIKGEVIEFQDKTFNKGQIIGGLMFGIGWAITGACPGPLFAQLGTGAFAILATIISAIAGTWVYGYMRDRLPH; encoded by the coding sequence ATGGTAAAAGATCCAAATAAATCGGCTGAGCCGATAGAAGATACCGACTATGAAGTACGCTCCTTACACAGCATGTGTGTCAATGAAAGTGAGCATCACGAAGGTGTAGGCGGCAAGCTCAAATATGCTTTGGTCGGTTTGTTGTTTGGCATTGTGTTTGTCAAATCAGAAGTTGTCTCCTGGTTCCGCATTCAGGAAATGTTTCGACTGCAATCTTTCCATATGTATGGTGTGATTGGTACGGCTGTGGTGGTAGGTGCCATTTCGATTTTCCTGATCAAACGGTTTAACATCAAAACCATTAAAGGGGAAGTCATTGAGTTTCAGGACAAAACTTTCAACAAGGGCCAAATCATTGGGGGTTTGATGTTTGGCATTGGCTGGGCCATTACCGGAGCATGCCCGGGGCCATTGTTTGCCCAGTTGGGTACGGGGGCTTTTGCCATTCTTGCCACCATCATCAGTGCCATTGCGGGTACCTGGGTGTATGGGTACATGCGCGATCGATTGCCTCATTGA
- a CDS encoding Crp/Fnr family transcriptional regulator: MNCLKTTMPSEFEKYIQSYFGVPPETLQQIVAFFKPKILPKGAYFLKEGQYADQMGFVQSGIVREYLLDDKGREVTKWISTPGYFVVDIASFLFHQPARWNLQTLSDVELLVISKADYAKISQVVPKWPELEKFFIARCFTILEQRIVTHLSLSSEERYQLFFAHNPELFNQVPLQYLASMLGMTPETFSRIRKKHAGN; this comes from the coding sequence ATGAATTGTCTAAAAACCACCATGCCCTCCGAATTCGAAAAATACATCCAATCCTACTTCGGCGTTCCTCCTGAAACGCTCCAGCAAATCGTGGCTTTTTTCAAACCCAAAATCCTCCCCAAAGGGGCATATTTTCTCAAAGAAGGCCAGTACGCCGATCAAATGGGCTTTGTCCAATCGGGCATTGTCCGCGAATATTTGCTTGACGACAAAGGCCGGGAGGTCACCAAATGGATTTCCACCCCCGGTTATTTTGTAGTCGACATCGCCAGTTTTTTGTTCCATCAACCCGCCCGCTGGAATTTACAGACCCTGAGCGACGTAGAGCTATTGGTGATTTCAAAAGCAGACTACGCCAAAATTTCCCAGGTGGTTCCCAAATGGCCGGAACTGGAAAAATTCTTCATTGCCCGCTGTTTTACCATCCTGGAACAAAGAATCGTTACCCACCTCTCCTTGTCCAGTGAGGAACGTTACCAGCTATTTTTTGCCCACAATCCTGAGTTGTTCAATCAGGTCCCCCTCCAATATTTGGCTTCCATGTTGGGTATGACGCCGGAGACGTTTAGCCGCATCAGAAAAAAGCACGCTGGAAATTGA
- a CDS encoding S1C family serine protease, with product MNNSSHFTHTTTTNDGPLLDAYSSTITSIVSSVADSVVHIEVRKQSNDKRTKGQNVPAGAGSGFIISSDGFIITNNHVVDAAEQITVSFTDGRRVNAEIKGKDASTDIAVLKIDDTGLKALQLANSANLQVGQIAVAIGNPMGLQYTVTAGVVSALGRTLRANNGRLIDDVIQTDAALNPGNSGGPLLNSHGQVIGVNTAIVASAQGLCFAIASNLAEYIAGQLILHGNVKRAQIGIGAQGINLSNRMIAANRLSTQTGVYVYEIIPDGHFHNQQLRKGDIIVEFEGLPVASVDDLHKMLNFKRIGQKTQLSVLRDGHRVNVEVTPGQVTL from the coding sequence ATGAACAATTCATCCCATTTCACCCATACCACGACTACCAACGATGGCCCTTTGCTGGATGCCTACTCCAGCACCATCACCAGCATCGTCTCCTCCGTTGCTGATTCAGTAGTACACATAGAAGTACGCAAGCAGAGCAATGACAAAAGAACCAAAGGACAAAACGTTCCGGCGGGAGCGGGCTCAGGTTTCATCATCTCTTCCGATGGTTTCATCATTACCAACAACCACGTGGTCGATGCTGCCGAGCAAATTACGGTTTCTTTCACGGACGGGCGGCGGGTAAACGCCGAGATCAAAGGGAAGGATGCTTCGACAGATATAGCAGTCTTAAAAATTGACGATACCGGACTAAAGGCTTTACAATTGGCCAATTCGGCCAATTTGCAGGTCGGCCAAATTGCGGTCGCGATTGGCAACCCCATGGGTTTGCAATACACGGTCACTGCCGGGGTGGTGAGCGCACTAGGACGTACACTCCGCGCCAACAACGGCCGCTTGATCGACGATGTCATTCAGACCGATGCAGCACTCAACCCTGGCAATAGTGGAGGCCCGCTGCTCAATTCACACGGACAAGTGATTGGCGTCAATACCGCCATTGTTGCTTCAGCACAAGGGCTTTGTTTTGCCATCGCTTCCAATTTGGCCGAGTACATCGCCGGGCAATTGATCCTCCATGGTAATGTCAAACGAGCGCAAATTGGCATTGGTGCCCAGGGGATTAACCTGAGCAACCGCATGATTGCCGCCAATCGCCTGAGTACGCAAACGGGGGTATACGTATATGAGATCATCCCAGACGGGCATTTCCACAATCAACAATTGCGCAAAGGGGACATCATTGTTGAATTTGAAGGACTCCCCGTTGCCTCGGTAGATGACCTGCATAAAATGCTGAATTTTAAGCGCATTGGCCAAAAAACCCAATTGAGTGTATTGCGGGATGGACATCGTGTAAACGTCGAGGTCACCCCCGGACAAGTCACCCTGTAG